A region from the Natronorubrum halophilum genome encodes:
- a CDS encoding thiolase family protein, producing MSDQQPVIVQAVRTPQGKHGGVFAETGSEELSVPLIDEMLERTGLTGDDVDDVRWGCAKQVNEQSNNIARVIALLSDLGENVPGTTIDRLCASSAEAIMSASDAIRAGQRDVIIAGGVENMSRNERRKGIDSYGGIAEQYDAAGLAMGQTAETVAREHDISRERQDAYGARSQQRAVEATEAGKFDDEIVPIETSGASETHRADGDSAEQRSADRSGGRGPREEAVDDDGLVERDEGLRPGTTKEKISDLPPAFEEDGTVTAANASQISDGAAGVLITSSAFAEAGGLEIMAELEDHNVAGVDPTVMGIGPIPAVRGIWERNGRSSEDYDLVELNEAFASQTLYCQDELGFDDDVFNVNGGAIAIGHPLGASGARLPVSLIHELQRRGGGLGLSTMCVGYGQGAAIELRVPER from the coding sequence ATGAGCGACCAGCAACCAGTCATCGTCCAGGCAGTCAGAACTCCACAGGGCAAACACGGCGGCGTCTTCGCCGAAACCGGCAGCGAGGAACTCTCGGTCCCGCTCATCGACGAGATGCTCGAGCGAACCGGCCTCACCGGCGACGACGTCGACGACGTTCGGTGGGGCTGTGCGAAGCAGGTCAACGAGCAGAGCAACAACATCGCCCGCGTCATCGCCTTGCTCTCCGATCTCGGAGAAAACGTCCCGGGGACGACGATCGACCGGCTCTGTGCCTCCTCCGCCGAGGCGATCATGAGCGCCAGCGACGCCATCCGGGCGGGCCAGCGCGACGTGATTATCGCCGGCGGCGTCGAGAACATGTCCCGCAACGAGCGCCGGAAGGGAATCGACTCCTACGGCGGCATCGCAGAACAGTACGACGCGGCCGGGCTCGCGATGGGTCAGACCGCCGAAACGGTCGCTCGAGAGCACGACATCTCCCGCGAGCGCCAGGACGCCTACGGTGCGCGCAGCCAGCAACGCGCGGTCGAAGCGACGGAAGCGGGGAAGTTCGACGACGAAATCGTCCCGATCGAAACCAGCGGTGCGTCGGAGACGCACCGTGCAGACGGCGATAGCGCGGAGCAACGCTCTGCGGACCGTTCGGGCGGGCGGGGCCCGCGAGAAGAAGCCGTCGACGATGACGGACTCGTAGAGCGAGACGAGGGCCTGCGTCCCGGCACCACGAAAGAGAAGATTTCCGATCTCCCGCCGGCTTTCGAGGAGGACGGCACCGTCACCGCCGCCAACGCCTCGCAGATCTCCGACGGCGCTGCCGGCGTCCTGATCACGAGCAGCGCGTTCGCGGAAGCGGGAGGCCTCGAGATCATGGCCGAACTCGAGGATCACAACGTCGCCGGCGTCGATCCCACGGTCATGGGGATCGGACCAATCCCCGCCGTTCGGGGCATCTGGGAACGCAACGGTCGCTCGAGCGAGGACTACGACCTCGTGGAGCTCAACGAGGCGTTCGCCAGTCAGACGCTGTACTGTCAGGACGAACTCGGCTTCGACGACGACGTGTTCAACGTCAACGGCGGCGCGATCGCCATCGGTCACCCGCTGGGTGCCTCCGGCGCTCGCCTGCCGGTCTCGCTGATCCACGAACTACAGCGCCGGGGCGGCGGGCTCGGCCTCTCGACGATGTGCGTCGGCTACGGCCAGGGCGCAGCGATCGAGCTTCGAGTGCCCGAGCGATAG
- a CDS encoding acyl-CoA dehydrogenase family protein, translated as MAFTLSAEHDAIREAVREFGENEMAPVAEEHDRETKYPEDIRRKAAEYDFVAPSIPLEYGGAGMDKISSTIVTEELWRADPGIGSAVGSAGFGTNMIIEFGDEWMKEEWLPKVANGETASCSMISEPAHGSNVAGIETVASEDGDEYVLNGNKMWITNGTVADVGVLMAKTSPDEGHRGITAFLVEMDRDGISTEKIDNKLGIRASDLAEVIIDDVRIPAENVIGEVDEGFYQLMEFFASGRTSVAAQAVGAAQGALDAAIEYANEREQFDRKIKEFQAIEHKLAEMATKVEAARSLTYRAASEVENNNQDVAAQYSSMAKLFASEISVEVADEGVQVHGGSGYVTDYPAERYYRDARITKIYEGTSEIQKNIIADQIL; from the coding sequence ATGGCATTCACGCTGTCCGCCGAGCACGACGCAATTCGCGAGGCCGTTCGCGAGTTCGGGGAAAACGAAATGGCCCCGGTCGCGGAGGAACACGACCGCGAGACCAAGTATCCCGAAGACATTCGCCGGAAGGCCGCCGAGTACGACTTCGTCGCGCCGAGCATTCCGCTCGAGTACGGCGGTGCCGGCATGGACAAAATCTCGAGTACGATCGTCACCGAGGAGCTCTGGCGGGCGGATCCCGGTATCGGCTCCGCCGTCGGCAGCGCCGGTTTCGGGACGAACATGATCATCGAGTTCGGCGACGAGTGGATGAAAGAGGAGTGGCTTCCCAAGGTCGCAAACGGAGAGACGGCCTCCTGTTCGATGATCTCGGAGCCCGCCCACGGCTCGAACGTCGCCGGGATCGAGACGGTGGCTTCCGAGGACGGCGACGAGTACGTCTTGAACGGCAACAAGATGTGGATCACCAACGGCACCGTCGCCGACGTCGGCGTCCTGATGGCCAAGACCAGTCCCGACGAGGGCCACCGCGGCATCACCGCCTTCCTCGTCGAGATGGACCGCGACGGTATTTCGACCGAGAAGATCGACAACAAACTCGGCATTCGCGCCTCCGACCTCGCCGAGGTCATCATCGACGACGTTCGCATTCCGGCGGAGAACGTCATCGGTGAGGTCGACGAGGGCTTCTACCAGCTGATGGAGTTCTTCGCCTCCGGGCGAACCAGCGTCGCCGCCCAGGCCGTCGGTGCCGCCCAAGGTGCCCTCGACGCCGCGATCGAGTACGCCAACGAGCGCGAGCAGTTCGACCGGAAGATCAAGGAGTTCCAGGCGATCGAGCACAAACTCGCCGAGATGGCGACCAAGGTCGAGGCCGCCCGATCGCTGACCTACCGAGCCGCGTCGGAGGTCGAGAACAACAACCAGGACGTCGCCGCGCAGTACTCAAGCATGGCGAAGCTGTTCGCGAGCGAAATCTCGGTCGAAGTCGCCGATGAGGGCGTCCAGGTCCACGGCGGCTCGGGCTACGTGACGGACTACCCCGCCGAGCGCTACTACCGCGACGCCCGGATCACGAAGATCTACGAGGGCACCAGCGAGATTCAAAAGAACATCATCGCCGACCAGATCCTCTAG
- a CDS encoding 3-hydroxyacyl-CoA dehydrogenase family protein has translation MQIAVLGAGSMGHGIAQVSAMAGHDVVLRDIEEEFVEDGLEGIRANLQGGVDRDKISEDEMAATLERIEGTTNLAGAVEDADLVVEAVPEDMDLKKAVFADVEDAADEETVIASNTSSLSVTEMASALEHPERAVGLHFFNPPHIMDLVEIVIAEQTDERTETFAVDYVRGIEKEDVVVRDTAGFATSRLGLALGLEAIRMVEQGVASPADIDEGMSIGYGHPMGPLELTDHVGLDVRLHIAEHLREELGERFRPPQSLRRKVRAGNLGIKSGEGYYVWEDGERVGMSGDWGDD, from the coding sequence ATGCAAATCGCAGTGCTCGGAGCCGGAAGCATGGGACACGGAATCGCACAGGTGTCCGCGATGGCGGGCCACGACGTGGTCCTGCGGGACATCGAGGAAGAGTTCGTCGAGGACGGTCTCGAGGGGATTCGCGCCAATCTCCAGGGTGGCGTCGACCGAGACAAGATTTCCGAAGACGAGATGGCGGCGACCTTAGAGCGCATCGAGGGGACGACGAACCTCGCAGGAGCGGTCGAAGACGCCGACCTGGTCGTCGAGGCGGTGCCCGAGGACATGGACCTGAAGAAAGCGGTCTTCGCGGACGTCGAGGACGCCGCGGACGAGGAGACGGTTATCGCCTCGAACACCTCCTCGCTGTCGGTGACGGAGATGGCCAGCGCGCTCGAGCACCCTGAGCGGGCCGTCGGCCTCCATTTCTTCAACCCGCCGCACATCATGGATCTGGTGGAAATCGTCATCGCCGAGCAGACGGACGAACGGACCGAGACGTTCGCCGTGGACTACGTCCGGGGTATCGAGAAGGAGGACGTCGTCGTCCGCGACACGGCCGGCTTCGCGACCTCGCGACTTGGCCTCGCGCTCGGTCTCGAGGCGATCCGGATGGTCGAGCAGGGCGTCGCCAGCCCGGCCGACATCGACGAGGGAATGTCGATCGGCTACGGGCATCCGATGGGGCCCCTCGAGTTGACCGATCACGTCGGACTCGACGTGCGCCTGCACATCGCAGAACACCTCCGCGAGGAACTCGGCGAGCGATTCAGGCCGCCCCAGTCCCTGCGCCGGAAGGTCCGGGCGGGCAATCTCGGCATAAAAAGCGGTGAAGGCTACTACGTCTGGGAGGACGGCGAACGCGTCGGCATGAGTGGCGACTGGGGCGACGACTGA
- a CDS encoding long-chain-fatty-acid--CoA ligase, with translation MTNLVRNVSETVESTPDSVAIADDDTELSYEAFWERAGRFARALADRGIGADDRVAIYLPNLPQFVTAFHGALRAGGIVVPMNPQYKAREIAHLLSDSGARAVVTLSENVSAVSDVLEETAVERVISVGPDTDGATDFEDFLADDTLEIVDRADDDIAVQPYTSGTTGTPKGVLLTHDNLAWTANANSDLIGGIEPDDKLIGTLPLFHIYGMSVVMNGALFNGAAYYPVPEWDATAVMETIESERITVMFGVPAMFNDMVNHPEAETYDLSSLRFVNSGGSSLPMDVLERFEETFGPALYEGYGLTETSPTTHANAPGARRKGSIGKPFDGMDAKVVDGEFAEIPRVKEGPIDEGEVDLAETTGELVVSGPNVMAGYYGLPEADEEAFTEADGKTWFHTGDIGYWDEDDFFYVVDREKHMIVTGGYNVYPREVEELLFEHEDIADAAVVGVPDERRGETVKALVVPTPDAEIAPEDIREYCLDNVAAYKHPREVQFVDELPRTTTGKVQKFKISGE, from the coding sequence ATGACCAATCTCGTGCGGAACGTTTCCGAGACCGTCGAATCGACGCCCGATTCGGTCGCTATCGCGGACGATGACACCGAACTGAGCTACGAGGCGTTCTGGGAGCGGGCCGGGCGGTTCGCCCGGGCACTTGCGGACCGCGGTATCGGCGCTGACGATCGAGTCGCGATCTATCTGCCGAATCTCCCGCAGTTCGTGACGGCGTTTCATGGCGCGCTTCGGGCGGGTGGAATCGTCGTCCCGATGAATCCGCAGTACAAGGCCCGCGAGATCGCTCACCTGCTTTCCGACAGCGGTGCCAGGGCCGTGGTCACGCTGTCGGAAAACGTCTCGGCGGTTTCCGATGTGCTCGAGGAAACGGCGGTCGAACGGGTCATCAGCGTGGGTCCGGACACGGACGGAGCAACCGATTTCGAGGACTTCCTCGCCGACGACACCCTCGAGATCGTCGACCGCGCTGACGACGATATCGCCGTCCAACCCTACACGAGCGGGACGACGGGCACGCCGAAGGGCGTCCTGCTCACGCACGACAACCTCGCGTGGACGGCCAACGCTAACTCCGATCTCATCGGGGGGATCGAACCCGACGACAAACTCATCGGAACCCTGCCGCTCTTTCACATCTACGGCATGTCCGTCGTGATGAACGGCGCGCTGTTCAACGGCGCAGCGTACTATCCCGTCCCCGAATGGGACGCTACGGCGGTCATGGAAACGATCGAATCTGAACGCATCACTGTCATGTTCGGCGTGCCGGCGATGTTCAACGACATGGTCAACCATCCCGAGGCCGAAACCTACGACCTCTCCTCGCTGCGATTCGTCAATTCAGGGGGCTCGAGTCTCCCGATGGACGTCCTCGAGCGCTTCGAGGAGACCTTCGGGCCGGCCCTCTACGAGGGGTACGGGCTGACGGAGACGAGTCCGACGACGCACGCGAACGCGCCGGGTGCCCGTCGAAAGGGCAGCATCGGGAAGCCCTTCGACGGGATGGACGCGAAGGTCGTCGATGGTGAGTTCGCCGAGATTCCGCGCGTCAAGGAGGGACCGATCGACGAAGGCGAGGTCGACCTCGCCGAGACCACCGGAGAACTCGTCGTCTCCGGCCCGAACGTAATGGCTGGCTACTACGGGCTGCCGGAAGCGGACGAGGAAGCCTTCACCGAGGCCGATGGCAAAACGTGGTTCCACACCGGGGATATCGGCTACTGGGACGAAGATGACTTCTTCTACGTCGTCGACCGCGAGAAGCACATGATCGTCACCGGCGGCTACAACGTCTATCCGCGCGAGGTCGAGGAGTTGCTCTTCGAGCACGAGGATATCGCGGACGCCGCGGTCGTCGGCGTCCCTGACGAGCGTCGGGGCGAGACCGTCAAGGCGCTGGTCGTGCCGACACCGGACGCCGAAATCGCGCCCGAGGATATCAGGGAGTACTGCCTCGACAACGTGGCGGCGTACAAGCACCCCCGCGAGGTTCAGTTCGTCGACGAACTCCCGCGGACGACGACTGGGAAGGTCCAGAAGTTCAAAATTAGTGGCGAGTAG